A region from the Tahibacter amnicola genome encodes:
- the prmC gene encoding peptide chain release factor N(5)-glutamine methyltransferase, whose protein sequence is MTDVRSALRRGAATLAGDSAAREAELLLLHALGKPRVWLYAHGDDALDEDVLCHFENLLARRAAGEPVAYILGRREFWTLSLEVTPATLIPRPETELLVELALSRIPLHTHVDIADLGTGTGAIALAIASERPQARVLATDQSRDALSVARRNASTNGIRNVDFAQGNWGLALGDARFHGIVSNPPYIAAADPHLSQGDLRHEPITALASGPDGLDDIRQICADAGRHLHPNGWVLLEHGYDQGDAVREVLRRSGFCDVATWKDIEQRDRVSGGSWPADAG, encoded by the coding sequence GTGACCGACGTTCGTTCGGCGCTGCGCCGCGGCGCTGCCACCCTTGCCGGTGACAGCGCCGCCCGCGAGGCGGAACTGTTGTTGCTGCACGCGCTGGGCAAGCCGCGCGTGTGGCTCTATGCGCACGGCGATGACGCGCTCGACGAGGACGTGCTGTGCCACTTCGAAAACCTGCTGGCCCGCCGTGCGGCGGGCGAGCCGGTGGCCTACATCCTGGGGCGGCGCGAGTTCTGGACCCTGTCGCTGGAAGTCACGCCGGCGACCCTGATCCCGCGACCGGAAACCGAATTGCTGGTCGAATTGGCCTTGTCCCGGATTCCACTTCACACACACGTGGATATTGCGGACCTTGGCACCGGCACGGGCGCCATTGCGCTTGCGATTGCCAGCGAGCGGCCGCAGGCGCGGGTATTGGCGACGGACCAGAGCAGGGACGCCTTGTCGGTCGCGCGACGCAATGCGTCGACGAACGGCATTCGCAATGTCGACTTTGCCCAGGGCAACTGGGGCCTGGCCCTGGGCGATGCGCGTTTCCACGGCATCGTCTCCAATCCGCCGTACATCGCCGCGGCAGATCCGCACCTGTCCCAGGGAGACCTGCGGCACGAACCGATCACCGCGTTGGCGTCGGGTCCGGATGGACTGGACGATATCCGCCAGATCTGCGCTGACGCCGGCAGGCACCTGCATCCCAACGGGTGGGTGCTGCTCGAACATGGGTACGACCAGGGTGACGCCGTGCGCGAAGTGCTACGCCGTTCCGGCTTTTGCGACGTCGCGACATGGAAGGATATCGAGCAGCGCGACCGCGTCAGCGGTGGATCCTGGCCGGCGGACGCCGGCTAG
- a CDS encoding HNH endonuclease, whose translation MLGAIRTDGDIHSTRVLSLDSTGRILDWMSWQDAVCLYVRGAVAWTLGDPCLTIHGGTSRDTGLQSLLQLHPIVASRGHARPGAYEPAPALTNAALFARDRYLCMYCGQHFHKSHLTRDHVLPLSKRGRDEWENVVCACLHCNVRKGSRTPQQAGMPLLAVPYRPSWVEHLILSNRNILADQMEFLVGHLPKHRRPS comes from the coding sequence ATGCTCGGCGCTATCCGAACTGATGGCGATATTCATTCGACGCGGGTCCTGTCGCTCGACTCGACCGGTCGCATTCTCGACTGGATGAGTTGGCAGGACGCAGTCTGCCTCTATGTCCGCGGCGCCGTCGCCTGGACCCTGGGCGACCCCTGTCTGACCATCCACGGCGGCACGAGCCGCGACACCGGCCTGCAGAGCCTTCTGCAGCTTCACCCGATCGTCGCCAGTCGCGGCCACGCCCGTCCAGGTGCCTACGAGCCAGCGCCCGCCCTGACCAACGCCGCGCTGTTCGCCCGCGACCGCTACCTGTGCATGTACTGCGGGCAGCACTTCCACAAATCGCACCTGACCCGCGACCACGTCCTGCCCCTGTCCAAACGTGGCCGGGATGAATGGGAAAACGTCGTCTGCGCCTGCCTGCACTGCAACGTGCGCAAGGGCAGCCGGACCCCCCAGCAGGCGGGAATGCCGCTGCTGGCCGTGCCGTACCGTCCAAGCTGGGTCGAGCACCTGATCCTGTCCAACCGCAACATCCTGGCCGACCAGATGGAGTTCCTGGTCGGGCACCTGCCCAAGCACCGGCGCCCCAGCTGA
- a CDS encoding GNAT family N-acetyltransferase produces MDTESGIHIRLADAGDDDFILSLVDRFVDFDLPRWRRRGETAEGIRRDIARHLREQPGGSHLFVAEDDDGDRVGFLHLQITTDFFTGGSNCHISDLVTAPSHDGKGVGSALIAYAERFARDHHCRFVTLAVFEGNKRARELYERRGFGTEILRMAKPVK; encoded by the coding sequence ATGGACACTGAGTCGGGTATCCATATCCGTCTCGCCGACGCCGGCGATGACGATTTCATTCTCAGCCTGGTCGACCGCTTCGTCGACTTTGATCTTCCGCGCTGGCGCCGTCGCGGCGAAACAGCGGAGGGGATACGGCGCGACATTGCGCGCCACCTGCGTGAACAGCCCGGCGGATCTCACTTGTTCGTGGCCGAAGACGATGACGGCGATCGCGTGGGATTCCTGCACTTGCAGATCACCACCGACTTCTTCACCGGCGGCTCCAACTGCCACATTTCGGACCTGGTGACCGCGCCCAGTCACGACGGCAAAGGGGTCGGCAGCGCGCTGATCGCGTATGCCGAGCGATTCGCCCGTGATCACCACTGCCGTTTCGTCACGCTGGCCGTGTTCGAAGGCAACAAGCGGGCTCGTGAGCTGTACGAGCGCCGCGGCTTCGGCACCGAAATCCTGCGCATGGCCAAGCCGGTGAAGTAA
- the dxs gene encoding 1-deoxy-D-xylulose-5-phosphate synthase, translating to MIDPERYPRLARIDSPSDLRRFTDADLPEVARELREYLVESVATSGGHFGAGLGVIELTVALHYLFQTPEDRLVWDVGHQCYPHKILTGRRDRITTVKKKDGLAPFPRREESEFDTFGVGHSSTSVSAALGMAIAAQRKGDPRKVVAVIGDGAATAGMVFEAMNHGGDVEPDMLVVLNDNGMSISENVGAMSKMLARLMSSRRLNQLRDRAKRAMPRGSFIWRFFKRWEEHAKGMFVPSTLFEELGFHYTGPIDGHDMPALLHALRTVKELRGPQLLHVVTTKGKGYAPAEREQIEYHAVGPFDPVKGLIKKAPGKPTYTDVFGQWLCDMAAADERLYGITPAMREGSGLVRFSQEYPQRYFDVAIAEQHAVTLAAGMACEGAKPVVAIYSTFLQRAYDQLIHDVAIQNLDVTFAIDRAGVVGPDGATHAGSFDLSFLRCIPNMVVMAPADENECRAMLTTGFRYEGPAAIRYPRGTGPGAAIDENLVTLPIGKAQVRLEGRGLALLSFGSTLAAAEPVARELGATLVNMRFVKPLDEELLRQLARTHDGFVTLEDNAVMGGAGAAVAECLAREGIVRPILHLGLPDVFLDHDSREQLLSLCGLDTPGIRKAVLARFPGAAPAAGAALRSAV from the coding sequence ATGATCGACCCTGAGCGCTACCCGCGCCTCGCCCGAATCGACTCGCCCTCCGACCTGCGCCGTTTCACCGATGCGGACCTCCCCGAGGTCGCCCGGGAACTGCGCGAATACCTGGTCGAATCCGTCGCCACCTCCGGCGGCCATTTCGGCGCCGGTCTTGGCGTGATCGAGCTGACCGTCGCCCTGCACTATCTCTTCCAGACACCGGAAGACCGGCTGGTGTGGGACGTGGGGCACCAGTGCTACCCCCACAAGATCCTCACCGGTCGCCGCGACCGCATCACCACGGTCAAGAAAAAGGACGGCCTGGCGCCGTTTCCGCGGCGCGAGGAAAGTGAATTCGACACCTTCGGCGTCGGTCATTCCTCCACCTCGGTATCGGCCGCGCTCGGCATGGCCATCGCGGCCCAGCGCAAGGGGGATCCACGCAAGGTCGTCGCGGTGATCGGCGACGGCGCTGCCACGGCGGGCATGGTCTTCGAGGCCATGAACCACGGCGGCGATGTCGAACCGGACATGCTGGTCGTGCTCAACGACAATGGCATGTCGATCAGTGAGAACGTCGGCGCGATGAGCAAGATGCTGGCGCGGCTGATGTCCAGCCGCCGCCTGAACCAGCTGCGTGACCGCGCCAAGCGCGCCATGCCTCGCGGCTCGTTCATCTGGCGCTTCTTCAAGCGCTGGGAGGAGCACGCCAAGGGCATGTTCGTCCCCTCTACCCTGTTCGAGGAACTCGGCTTCCACTACACCGGCCCGATCGACGGCCACGACATGCCTGCCCTGCTGCATGCACTGCGTACCGTGAAGGAGCTGCGTGGCCCGCAGCTGCTGCATGTGGTGACCACCAAGGGCAAGGGCTACGCCCCCGCCGAACGCGAGCAGATCGAGTACCACGCGGTCGGCCCGTTCGACCCGGTCAAGGGCCTGATCAAGAAGGCGCCCGGCAAGCCGACCTATACCGACGTCTTCGGCCAGTGGCTGTGCGACATGGCGGCGGCCGACGAGCGGCTGTACGGCATCACGCCGGCGATGCGCGAAGGATCGGGGTTGGTGCGCTTCTCCCAGGAATATCCGCAGCGCTATTTCGACGTCGCCATCGCCGAGCAACACGCGGTGACCCTGGCCGCCGGCATGGCCTGCGAGGGCGCAAAGCCCGTGGTCGCGATCTATTCGACCTTCCTGCAGCGCGCCTACGACCAGCTGATCCACGATGTGGCGATCCAGAATCTCGACGTGACCTTCGCCATCGACCGCGCCGGCGTGGTCGGCCCGGACGGCGCCACCCACGCGGGAAGCTTCGACCTGTCGTTCCTGCGCTGCATCCCGAACATGGTCGTCATGGCGCCGGCCGATGAAAACGAGTGCCGCGCCATGCTGACCACGGGCTTCCGCTACGAGGGGCCGGCGGCGATCCGCTACCCGCGCGGTACCGGTCCGGGTGCGGCCATCGATGAAAACCTCGTCACGCTGCCAATCGGCAAGGCACAGGTCCGCCTCGAGGGGCGCGGCCTCGCTCTGCTGTCCTTCGGCAGCACCCTCGCCGCTGCAGAACCCGTCGCGCGCGAGCTGGGTGCGACGCTGGTGAACATGCGATTCGTCAAGCCGCTGGACGAGGAACTGCTGCGCCAGCTCGCGCGCACCCACGATGGTTTCGTCACGCTCGAAGACAACGCCGTCATGGGTGGCGCCGGCGCCGCGGTGGCCGAGTGCCTCGCCCGGGAGGGGATTGTCCGTCCGATCCTGCACCTGGGTCTTCCCGACGTGTTCCTCGATCACGACAGCCGGGAACAATTGCTCAGCCTGTGCGGCCTGGACACGCCCGGTATCCGCAAGGCCGTGCTGGCGCGCTTCCCGGGCGCCGCGCCGGCGGCGGGTGCTGCGCTACGCAGCGCCGTGTAA